DNA from Pelodiscus sinensis isolate JC-2024 chromosome 1, ASM4963464v1, whole genome shotgun sequence:
GATGCTTCTGGGACTTGATGGCCAATCAGTGAGGATAATGGATTGTGAATAAGCTGGGCCTGCTGATTCATGGACTCTGGGGTGCTACAAAGTCAGGTGATCTGGTCACCTTATACTAACTAACCAACTATTTGGTCTGCTGACCTGTCtcacaggagggtggggggaatcaAACAAAGATTTCCCGTCTTTCAGAAATTCTATATAAGGCAGGAGAAGAAAATAATTATTGTCTTCAGCTTGCTTTACCTCTACCTCTCCACCCAAAAGAAATACTTGAAAGCAAAAGGACTGTAActgaaggggcagggagaagaacTGGACCTAGGCCAAGAGACATCTAGCCTGTGAaggactttacctgaaataaTATCTAGTGTGATAAATTATTATCTGTAAACCATTTTTAGTGAATCTAGCTTTGATTGCATGCTTTGTATTTTcttaatctgctttgttctgtttgctatctCTTTTACCACTTAATAAACTTATTTCTGGTTTATAATATTGCCCACTTTATGTAATTCTaactgggggcagaggaaagaAGCTATACATTCCTTCCTTCACATTGAGGGAGCAAATTTCATTCAATTTGTGCTGGAGTAAATCCCTTTAGCTGAGTCCTGACAGAGCTGATCTCTGTATCTGAAGCTGAGAGTGGCCTTACTTGAAGATTTTGCTAGAAGAAGCTGGAAAGCCTGGCTCAGCAAGACCACAAGAAAGGAGATCCAGGTTGTCAGAGAAGTGGGGCTCAGCAGTGTCTAAGCATCTCAGATTACATTCCAGGGTTCCCAGTTGGTCCCAcgtaccttctttgtgttttagCAAATTTACAGCGAAAGTGTCCATGTGCTGAATCACCTTCAGGGACtgttataacatgaaatatatggcagaatatgGTTAAAGGGGCATACAGTTCTCCCTTCAagaagttcagtcacaaatttaattaatacattattatttttaataagtgGCATCAGCATGGAAGGatgttctctggaatggtggccaaagcatgaatgggcacatgaatgtttagcatatctggcatgtaaataccttgcaatgccatcTACAAAAGTGCCATATGAATgcagttctcactttcaggtgacattgtaaataagaagcagacaGCATTGTCTTCTGTAAAtgtaaacttgtttgtcttagcgattggttgaacaagaagtaggtctgaggGGATTTATGGGCTCTAAAGttttttgcattgttttgtttttgagtgctgCTATCTAACAAAATCTATattttgtaaattgcactttcacaataaagagattgcactacagttaTTGTATAAGAtaaaataaatggtatatttcaCCTATCAATTTTACAGTATAAATATTTGTGATAAAATAATGTGAGCAGTGTACAGTTTGTATTCTTCATGTAGTTCAATATATTTGAAGATGTAGAAAaagatccaaaatatttaattttctattGGTTTAAGTgcgattaaaactgtgattaatcataattaattttaaatcactttttttaGTCAATCGTGTGAgctaactgtgattaatcaacagTCATAGTAGATATTATTTTCATTTCACAGATGGGTAATTTGAGACATACTTAAGTGAAGTAGTCATCTTGTCTAAACCCATCCAGCAAGTCTCTTATGGTATATATACATTACAgaaaagattgaagctgctgctgtcgatcttccagggtttgaattagcgggtttagtgaagacacactaattcaaactgagaagggCACTTGCGTCGataccagtagtcctgcttccacaaggagtaagggaagtcaaagggagagtgttctttcaacttcctgcagtgtggacagcaccaaaagtcgagttaaggtacttcaacttcagctatgcaattaatatagctgaagttgcgtatcttaatttaacCTTGTCCCagaatatagacatacccttatagaattTGGGACAGACCTAGGAATGCCCTCAGTCTTGTAGACTTTCAACAACACACCCATTTTTACTGTTTCATTTGTTCCATTGTAAACACCAATTTTTCTGTcactttatgattttttttttgctaaaattGTCCAGACTTGGTACCAGTCCAAAGATTAATGTTTTGGGAGATGctgaacaaaaatatttagtCATCTCAGCTTTAACTTGAAACATTTATATTGCAAAGCACTACCCATAAACTGCAATATCAGTGATACTTTATATATACTTAGCAGGTTACATTATTAAGTTCAAAGTAAATCTTGACTGATCTGAATTCAATGGGACATGGTGAACATTTATTAATTTAACTGGTTTTTCCCCCCATTGCTATTTCCCTCAGTCAACTGGTTAAAATGCTGCACTTAAGGGATGACATGGTATACATTTCATAaggtgttctttttttatttttattttcagggaGTCAGAAGACCCTACACTTGATGAAGTTAGTGTTAGAGATGGACCAAAATGACAGTTGCAACAACTGTACTATTGATGACTTCAAGAAGATGGCTTATCCCACAATATATATCTCAGTATTTATCTTGGGCAGCTTTGGAAATGGTCTTTCCATATATGTTTTCCTGCAGCCTTACAAGAAAAAGACTTCAGTGAATGTTTTCATGCTGAACTTGGCTATTTCAGACTTTCTATTTGTGTGGACTTTGCCCCTCCGGGCTACCTACTACCTGATGAACTCTAGTTGGGTATTTGGGGATCTAGGTTGCAGGATTTTGTCTTATGCTTTGTATGTAAATATGTACAGCAGCATTTATTTTCTCACTGTGCTCAGCATTGTTCGTTTTGTGGCAATTGTTCATCCTTTCAAACATTGGAAACTAACTACCATCAAGTATTCTAGAATCATATGTGGGGTAATATGGGGTTTTGTGATGATATGTGCCAGCCGACTGCTGTTCTTGAAAGCCAAAGACATCAACAAATGCTTAGATCTGCAAGAAGGGAGCTCTGAGAAGATACGTGAGCTGAACTATATTGTCCTGGTAGTGGGTTTCATCCTCCCATTTTGCACAATAATTGTATGTTATGTGCTTGTGATCAAAGCTTTGCTGAAGCCCAGGGTTCCACAAGCAAAGATAAGAGCCCCTCATAAGAAGGCAGTGTCAACGATTGTCATCACTTTATCCTTGTTTctgatttgtttcctgccatatCACATCCTGAGAACTATCTATTTGCAGGAATGGAGGAAGGATAATACATTTCAAGGGTGCAATTTTCTTCTGCATAAA
Protein-coding regions in this window:
- the CYSLTR2 gene encoding cysteinyl leukotriene receptor 2; translation: MKLVLEMDQNDSCNNCTIDDFKKMAYPTIYISVFILGSFGNGLSIYVFLQPYKKKTSVNVFMLNLAISDFLFVWTLPLRATYYLMNSSWVFGDLGCRILSYALYVNMYSSIYFLTVLSIVRFVAIVHPFKHWKLTTIKYSRIICGVIWGFVMICASRLLFLKAKDINKCLDLQEGSSEKIRELNYIVLVVGFILPFCTIIVCYVLVIKALLKPRVPQAKIRAPHKKAVSTIVITLSLFLICFLPYHILRTIYLQEWRKDNTFQGCNFLLHKGAVITLCLAAMNSCLDPILYYFAGENFKERFKNVYIKCSRCRNK